One Danio rerio strain Tuebingen ecotype United States chromosome 13, GRCz12tu, whole genome shotgun sequence DNA window includes the following coding sequences:
- the chata gene encoding choline O-acetyltransferase isoform X2, translating into MELTSTKCNASRWGADSTNRDSLDMIERCLCLVCLDEETATELNDSNRALLMLHGGGTDKNGGNRWYDKPMQFVIGADGCCGVVCEHSPFEGIVLVQCSEYLLRYMRGSPSKLVRAASMSELPAPRRLRWKCSPDIQTFLSASADRLQKLVKNLDMNVHKFTGYGKEFIKRQKMSPDAYVQVALQFTFYRCHGRLVPTYESASIRRFQEGRVDNIRSSTPEALAFVKAMASGSKITDAEKMELLWTAIKAQTNYTILAITGMAIDNHLLGLREIAKELKLEKPELFSDTTYATSIHFTLSTSQVPTTEEMFCCYGPVVPNGYGACYNPQTDHILFCVSSFRECAETSSDLFVKTLEGCLKEMQDLCRKCNTEVKPADSTQRMEGNPKVMKNGSKS; encoded by the exons ATGGAACTGACATCCACAAAATGTAATGCTTCTCGATGGGGTGCAGATTCTACCAACAGGGACTCTCTGGACATGATTGAGCGCTGTTTGTGTCTGGTGTGTTTGGATGAGGAAACtgccactgaactgaatgacAGCAACAGAGCTTTGCTAATGCTTCATGGAGGAGGAACGGACAAAAACGGGGGCAACCGATGGTACGACAAACCCATGCAG TTTGTAATAGGTGCTGATGGATGCTGTGGCGTCGTCTGTGAACACTCTCCTTTTGAGGGAATAGTGCTTGTGCAGTGTTCGGAGTATCTACTGAGATACAT GAGAGGAAGCCCTTCTAAGCTGGTGAGAGCAGCCAGCATGAGTGAACTTCCAGCCCCCAGACGACTGCGCTGGAAATGCTCTCCAGACATCCAAACCTTCCTCTCAGCCTCAGCAGACAGATTACAGAA ACTTGTAAAAAACCTGGACATGAATGTCCACAAATTCACTGGTTATGGCAAAGAGTTCATCAAGAGACAGAAAATGAGCCCTGATGCTTATGTCCAAGTTGCGCTCCAGTTTACATTTTACAG ATGTCATGGACGTCTAGTGCCCACCTATGAAAGTGCATCAATACGCCGCTTTCAAGAGGGACGAGTCGACAACATTCGCTCCTCCACCCCTGAAGCCTTAGCATTTGTCAAAGCTATGGCCAGTGGCTCCAAAATCACT GATGCTGAGAAAATGGAGTTGCTCTGGACTGCCATAAAAGCCCAAACTAATTACACAATTCTA GCAATCACAGGAATGGCAATAGACAATCACTTGTTGGGGCTGCGAGAGATTGCCAAGGAGCTGAAACTGGAAAAGCCAGAGCTGTTTTCAGATACGACCTACGCAACCAGCATCCACTTCACTCTCTCTACAAGCCAG GTTCCTACCACTGAGGAGATGTTCTGCTGCTATGGTCCAGTCGTCCCAAATGGCTACGGAGCCTGCTACAATCCTCAGACGGACCACATCCTCTTCTGCGTGTCCAGCTTCCGTGAATGTGCGGAGACCAGCTCAGATTTGTTTGTGAAGACTCTTGAGGGGTGCCTGAAGGAAATGCAAGATCTGTGCAGAAAATGCAACACTGAAGTTAAACCAGCTGACTCCACACAAAGGATGGAGGGAAACCCTAAGGTAATGAAGAATGGAAGCAAGTCATAA
- the slc18a3a gene encoding probable vesicular acetylcholine transporter-A has product MATEESGGLAQTAAVKLSEMGERTKQLGNAIQDPERQRRIILVIVCVALLLDNMLYMVIVPIVPDYLAHLESESEQAHVKGNSSINITQNENFDLQIGVLFASKAILQLLVNPLTGTFIDRVGYDIPLLIGLSIMFVSTCIFAFAENYATLFMARSLQGLGSAFADTSGIAMIADKYAEESERSRALGIALAFISFGSLAAPPFGGVLYEFAGKRFPFIALACVCLADGILCLTVLKPFSSRTRENMPVGTPIYKLMIDPYIAVVAGALTTCNIPLAFLEPTIANWMEETMNASQWQIGITWLPAFFPHILGVYLTVKLAAKYPHLQWFYGALGMVIIGASSCIVPACKNFEQLIIPLCGVCFGIALVDTALLPTLAFLVDVRHVSVYGSVYAIADISYCVAYALGPIVAGKIVHDLGFVQLNLGMGLANVLYAPALLLLRNVSLMKPSHSERNMLLEEGATGLYDTIRMEERQRKKHGYSSSGNCVPIDENGTFAGQSKSFSEEETSEPEYI; this is encoded by the coding sequence ATGGCTACGGAGGAATCAGGTGGCTTGGCGCAAACCGCCGCCGTTAAACTTTCGGAGATGGGGGAAAGAACTAAACAGTTAGGAAATGCGATCCAGGACCCCGAGCGACAAAGAAGGATTATTCTAGTCATTGTGTGCGTGGCACTTCTGCTAGACAATATGCTTTACATGGTCATCGTGCCAATTGTGCCCGACTACTTAGCGCACTTAGAGAGCGAATCGGAGCAGGCGCATGTAAAAGGTAATTCCTCAATTAACATCACGCAAAACGAGAACTTTGACCTGCAGATCGGCGTGCTTTTCGCTTCAAAAGCCATTTTGCAGCTCCTTGTCAATCCTTTGACTGGAACTTTCATAGACCGAGTCGGCTACGACATCCCACTTTTAATTGGACTCAGTATCATGTTCGTCTCAACGTGCATTTTTGCCTTCGCCGAGAACTACGCGACCCTGTTCATGGCGCGCAGTCTGCAAGGGCTCGGCTCGGCGTTCGCAGACACTTCAGGAATTGCCATGATCGCGGACAAGTACGCGGAGGAGTCGGAGAGGAGTCGCGCGCTGGGCATTGCCCTCGCCTTCATCTCCTTCGGAAGCCTGGCGGCTCCCCCGTTTGGAGGGGTACTGTATGAGTTCGCGGGCAAACGCTTCCCGTTCATTGCGCTcgcatgtgtgtgtttggcagACGGTATACTATGCCTGACTGTGCTCAAGCCCTTTTCCAGTAGGACTAGAGAGAACATGCCGGTCGGCACCCCAATTTACAAACTAATGATCGACCCGTACATAGCGGTCGTGGCAGGAGCTTTGACCACATGTAACATTCCCCTTGCTTTTCTGGAGCCCACCATCGCAAACTGGATGGAAGAGACCATGAATGCATCCCAATGGCAGATCGGGATCACCTGGCTGCCAGCCTTCTTCCCTCACATATTAGGCGTTTATCTCACTGTCAAGCTGGCAGCAAAGTATCCACACTTGCAGTGGTTTTATGGTGCACTTGGCATGGTCATCATTGGTGCCAGCTCGTGCATTGTGCCGGCTTGCAAAAACTTTGAGCAGCTGATAATCCCCCTGTGTGGCGTTTGCTTCGGCATTGCACTGGTAGACACAGCTTTATTACCCACACTCGCTTTTCTAGTAGACGTCCGCCACGTGTCTGTGTATGGTAGTGTATACGCTATTGCAGACATCTCCTACTGTGTTGCCTACGCGCTGGGCCCGATCGTGGCCGGTAAAATAGTGCACGACCTCGGTTTTGTGCAGCTCAATCTGGGCATGGGTCTGGCGAACGTACTTTACGCACCAGCCCTGCTACTGCTGCGCAACGTGAGCTTAATGAAACCATCCCATTCCGAGAGAAACATGCTACTGGAGGAGGGAGCCACAGGTCTGTACGACACGATTAGAATGGAAGAACGCCAAAGAAAGAAGCACGGCTACAGTTCGTCCGGTAACTGCGTGCCGATCGACGAGAACGGGACATTTGCTGGACAATCAAAGTCATTCTCTGAAGAAGAGACGTCCGAGCCAGAATACATATAG
- the zgc:153142 gene encoding UPF0728 protein C10orf53 homolog: MPTNSIVTIRYGPYDSCGIVDHRTFRLDGLQAVLKGDGHRYVLEKTDDWNTVELIVNGERVYTCNITDLVFGGDGRLDPLCQEAIDAVREAY; the protein is encoded by the exons atgccAACTAATTCAATAGTAACAATAAGGTACGGTCCATACGATTCGTGTGGAATTGTCGATCACAGAACGTTTCGCCTGGACGGCTTACAAG CGGTGCTCAAAGGCGACGGTCACCGGTATGTCCTCGAGAAAACAGATGACTGGAATACAGTTGAGCTCATTGTGAATGGAGAGCGCGTGTATACATGCAACATCACTGACCTTGTATTTG GGGGTGATGGACGCCTTGATCCGCTGTGCCAGGAGGCCATTGACGCGGTGAGGGAGGCGTACTGA
- the chata gene encoding choline O-acetyltransferase has protein sequence MPVSKREQSKDTGDPCALPKLPIPPLKQTLDMYLTCMGHLVPEDQFRKTKAVVEKFGAPGGVGETLQKKLLERSEQKANWVYDYWLEDMYLNNRLALPVNSSPVMVFHKQNFKGQSDVLRFAANLISGVLEYKALIDGRALPVEHARGQLAGTPLCMDQYNKVFTSYRLPGTKTDTLVAQKSTVMPEPEHIIVACKNQFFVLDVMVNFRRLNEKDLYTQLERIRKMADIEEERQPPIGLLTSDGRTQWAEARNILIKDSTNRDSLDMIERCLCLVCLDEETATELNDSNRALLMLHGGGTDKNGGNRWYDKPMQFVIGADGCCGVVCEHSPFEGIVLVQCSEYLLRYMRGSPSKLVRAASMSELPAPRRLRWKCSPDIQTFLSASADRLQKLVKNLDMNVHKFTGYGKEFIKRQKMSPDAYVQVALQFTFYRCHGRLVPTYESASIRRFQEGRVDNIRSSTPEALAFVKAMASGSKITDAEKMELLWTAIKAQTNYTILAITGMAIDNHLLGLREIAKELKLEKPELFSDTTYATSIHFTLSTSQVPTTEEMFCCYGPVVPNGYGACYNPQTDHILFCVSSFRECAETSSDLFVKTLEGCLKEMQDLCRKCNTEVKPADSTQRMEGNPKVMKNGSKS, from the exons ATGCCAGTTTCAAAAAGGGAACAATCAAAGGACACGGGAGATCCATGT GCTCTCCCGAAGCTCCCCATTCCCCCCTTGAAGCAAACACTGGACATGTACCTGACATGCATGGGTCACCTCGTCCCAGAGGACCAGTTCAGAAAGACCAAGGCCGTTGTAGAGAAATTTGGAGCACCTGGTGGAGTGGGGGAAACCCTTCAGAAAAAGTTACTGGAGAGAAGTGAACAAAAGGCCAATTGG GTGTATGATTATTGGCTTGAAGACATGTATTTGAACAACAGGTTAGCACTACCTGTCAACTCCAGTCCTGTTATGGTCTTTCACAAGCAGAACTTCAAGGGTCAAAGTGATGTCCTCAG atttgcTGCTAATCTCATTTCTGGTGTATTAGAGTATAAAGCTCTAATTGATGG ACGTGCTCTCCCTGTAGAGCATGCTCGTGGGCAGTTGGCCGGGACGCCCCTGTGTATGGATCAGTACAACAAGGTCTTCACGTCCTACAGGCTGCCAGGAACAAAAACAGACACTTTAGTGGCTCAGAAGAGCACAGTTATGCCTGAACCCGAACATATAATAGTGGCATGTAAGAATCAG TTTTTTGTTCTAGACGTGATGGTAAACTTTCGCCGGCTGAATGAAAAAGACCTTTACACTCAGCTGGAGCGAATCAGAAAGATGGCAGACATCGAAGAGGAGCGTCAGCCTCCAATCGGCCTGCTCACATCAGATGGCAGAACACAGTGGGCCGAGGCTCGCAACATACTGATCAAAG ATTCTACCAACAGGGACTCTCTGGACATGATTGAGCGCTGTTTGTGTCTGGTGTGTTTGGATGAGGAAACtgccactgaactgaatgacAGCAACAGAGCTTTGCTAATGCTTCATGGAGGAGGAACGGACAAAAACGGGGGCAACCGATGGTACGACAAACCCATGCAG TTTGTAATAGGTGCTGATGGATGCTGTGGCGTCGTCTGTGAACACTCTCCTTTTGAGGGAATAGTGCTTGTGCAGTGTTCGGAGTATCTACTGAGATACAT GAGAGGAAGCCCTTCTAAGCTGGTGAGAGCAGCCAGCATGAGTGAACTTCCAGCCCCCAGACGACTGCGCTGGAAATGCTCTCCAGACATCCAAACCTTCCTCTCAGCCTCAGCAGACAGATTACAGAA ACTTGTAAAAAACCTGGACATGAATGTCCACAAATTCACTGGTTATGGCAAAGAGTTCATCAAGAGACAGAAAATGAGCCCTGATGCTTATGTCCAAGTTGCGCTCCAGTTTACATTTTACAG ATGTCATGGACGTCTAGTGCCCACCTATGAAAGTGCATCAATACGCCGCTTTCAAGAGGGACGAGTCGACAACATTCGCTCCTCCACCCCTGAAGCCTTAGCATTTGTCAAAGCTATGGCCAGTGGCTCCAAAATCACT GATGCTGAGAAAATGGAGTTGCTCTGGACTGCCATAAAAGCCCAAACTAATTACACAATTCTA GCAATCACAGGAATGGCAATAGACAATCACTTGTTGGGGCTGCGAGAGATTGCCAAGGAGCTGAAACTGGAAAAGCCAGAGCTGTTTTCAGATACGACCTACGCAACCAGCATCCACTTCACTCTCTCTACAAGCCAG GTTCCTACCACTGAGGAGATGTTCTGCTGCTATGGTCCAGTCGTCCCAAATGGCTACGGAGCCTGCTACAATCCTCAGACGGACCACATCCTCTTCTGCGTGTCCAGCTTCCGTGAATGTGCGGAGACCAGCTCAGATTTGTTTGTGAAGACTCTTGAGGGGTGCCTGAAGGAAATGCAAGATCTGTGCAGAAAATGCAACACTGAAGTTAAACCAGCTGACTCCACACAAAGGATGGAGGGAAACCCTAAGGTAATGAAGAATGGAAGCAAGTCATAA